One Methylobacterium sp. 77 DNA window includes the following coding sequences:
- a CDS encoding PAS domain S-box protein, with product MDDTLATPRAPDVDDLEDLFENAPCGYASALPNGRISKVNRTLSTWLGHPSGLIVGRRFLDLLNIAGKVYYETHFAPLLRMQGFFNEVALDLVRADGTTLPVLINAVVRRDEAGEIRFIRITVFNASDRRRYEREMLEARRSAERATAALRDLNATLEARVADRARALEQAWRLSPDLLAIADRQGTFLAVNAAWKALLGWEVSDLVGQSFVGFTHPDDLDATQAALDRILKAPMVAPYEYRLKHADGTYRRFSWTGVFEDGQVYATGRNTTVEHEQAAALSRAEEALRQSQKLEAVGQLTGGVAHDFNNLLTIIRSSVDFLRRPDLPEERRARYMDAVSDTVDRAAKLTSQLLAFARRQALRPEVFDVGDRLRSIADMLDTVTGTRIRVITEIPDMPCFVKADVSQFETALVNMAVNARDAMEGEGTLTLRLEDTGNLPTIRGHAAASGQFASIALTDTGAGIAPDQIGRIFEPFFTTKEVGKGTGLGLSQVFGFAKQSGGDIEVESEPGRGTTFKLYLPMIVAVAPDRPVPALGAETFPTGGGQSVLVVEDNVEVGRFATQILEDIGYRTSWAANAEEALEKLGSDGAGFDVVFSDVVMPGMGGIELAKTLQRLMPDLPVLLTSGYSHVLAQDGLHGFELLHKPYSADQLGRILGKVVPQRRE from the coding sequence CCACCCCTCGGGCGCCGGACGTGGACGACCTGGAGGACCTGTTCGAGAACGCACCCTGCGGCTACGCCTCGGCCCTGCCGAACGGACGCATCTCCAAGGTCAACCGCACGCTCTCGACCTGGCTCGGTCACCCGTCCGGGCTGATCGTGGGGCGCCGTTTCCTCGACCTGCTGAACATCGCCGGCAAGGTCTACTACGAGACCCACTTCGCGCCGCTCCTGCGGATGCAGGGCTTCTTCAACGAGGTGGCCCTCGACCTTGTGCGCGCGGACGGCACGACCCTGCCGGTCCTCATCAACGCCGTGGTGCGCCGGGACGAGGCGGGCGAGATCCGGTTCATCCGGATCACCGTGTTCAACGCGTCCGACCGCCGGCGCTACGAGCGCGAGATGCTGGAGGCGCGACGGTCCGCGGAGCGGGCCACGGCCGCGCTGCGGGACCTGAACGCCACCCTCGAAGCCCGGGTCGCGGACCGTGCACGCGCCCTGGAGCAAGCCTGGCGGCTGTCGCCGGATCTGCTGGCCATCGCCGATAGGCAGGGGACATTCCTCGCCGTCAACGCGGCCTGGAAGGCGTTGCTCGGCTGGGAGGTCTCCGACCTCGTCGGGCAAAGCTTCGTCGGGTTCACGCATCCGGACGACCTGGATGCGACGCAGGCCGCCCTCGACCGCATCCTGAAGGCCCCGATGGTCGCGCCGTACGAGTACCGCCTCAAGCACGCGGACGGCACCTATCGCCGGTTTTCCTGGACGGGAGTATTCGAGGATGGACAAGTCTACGCCACCGGCCGCAACACGACCGTCGAGCATGAGCAGGCCGCAGCCCTGAGCCGGGCGGAGGAGGCGCTGCGCCAATCGCAGAAGTTGGAGGCCGTGGGGCAGTTGACCGGGGGCGTGGCCCACGACTTCAACAACCTGCTCACCATCATCCGCTCCTCGGTCGACTTCTTGCGGCGCCCGGACCTGCCGGAGGAGCGTCGTGCCCGCTACATGGACGCCGTCTCCGACACGGTCGACCGGGCCGCCAAGCTCACCAGCCAGCTCCTCGCCTTCGCCCGGCGGCAGGCGCTGAGGCCCGAGGTGTTCGACGTCGGGGACCGCCTCCGCAGCATTGCCGACATGCTCGACACCGTGACCGGCACCCGTATCCGCGTCATCACCGAGATCCCGGATATGCCGTGCTTCGTGAAGGCCGACGTGAGCCAGTTCGAGACGGCGCTGGTCAACATGGCAGTGAACGCACGCGACGCCATGGAGGGGGAGGGCACGCTGACCCTCCGGCTCGAAGACACGGGCAACTTGCCAACCATCCGCGGGCATGCCGCCGCATCCGGCCAATTCGCGTCCATCGCCTTGACAGATACCGGCGCCGGCATCGCACCGGACCAGATCGGCCGGATCTTCGAGCCCTTCTTCACGACCAAGGAGGTCGGCAAGGGCACCGGGCTCGGCCTCAGCCAGGTCTTCGGCTTCGCCAAGCAGTCCGGCGGGGACATCGAGGTCGAGAGCGAGCCCGGACGGGGCACCACGTTCAAGCTCTACCTGCCGATGATCGTGGCGGTCGCCCCCGATCGCCCGGTACCCGCCCTCGGCGCGGAGACTTTCCCAACCGGTGGCGGTCAGTCGGTGCTGGTCGTCGAGGACAACGTCGAGGTCGGCAGGTTCGCAACCCAGATCCTGGAGGACATCGGCTATCGGACGAGCTGGGCCGCCAACGCCGAGGAGGCGCTGGAGAAGCTGGGGTCGGACGGCGCCGGCTTTGACGTTGTGTTCTCCGATGTGGTGATGCCCGGCATGGGCGGCATCGAGCTCGCCAAGACGCTTCAGCGTCTGATGCCGGACCTGCCGGTCCTGCTGACCTCTGGCTACAGTCACGTGCTGGCCCAGGATGGGCTGCACGGCTTCGAGTTGCTGCACAAGCCTTACTCGGCCGATCAGCTCGGGCGTATCCTCGGCAAGGTGGTGCCACAGCGGCGGGAGTAG